From one Humulus lupulus chromosome 8, drHumLupu1.1, whole genome shotgun sequence genomic stretch:
- the LOC133797081 gene encoding protein phosphatase 2C and cyclic nucleotide-binding/kinase domain-containing protein codes for MGCVYSRVCIGEVCTPRDARIKDTTQNVRTNEIAVFSPDSSNGEEGEAGDRLNQLRDSEAGITRLSRVSSQFLPPDGCRTVKVPSGNYELRYSYLSQRGFYPDALDKANQDSYCIYTPFGSNPDDHFFGVFDGHGEFGAQCSQFAKRKLCENLLRNSRFQFDAVEACHAAFLTTNSQLNADSIDDSMSGTTAITVLVRGKTIYVANSGDSRAVIAEKRGDEFFAVDLSIDQTPFREDELERVRLCGARVLTLDQIEGLKNPDVQCWGTEEGDEGDPPRLWVPNGMYPGTAFTRSIGDSIAESIGVVATPEIVVLELTPDNPFFVLASDGVFEFLSSQTVVDMVAKYKDPRDACAAIVAESYRRWLQYETRTDDITIIVVHIDGLTETGGGQTVTSAAVLRPPVPQVVEVTGSESPSTFSWNSKNQRVRHDISRARLRAIESSLENGQVWVPPSPSHRKTWEEEAHIERALHDHFLFRKLTDSQCHVLLDCMQRVEVQPGDVVVKQGGEGDCFYVVGSGEFEVFATQEENNGEVLKVLHRYTADKLSSFGELALMYNKPLQASVRAVTSGTLWALRREDFRGILMSEFSNLSSLKLLRSVDLLSRLTILQLSHIADLLSEVSFSDGQTIVKKDEAISALYIIQKGIVRITFDTDLVDPNICSLKSDNQREGDNPPGSKELSVEKTEGSYFGEWTLLGEDIDSISAIAVGDVTCAVLTKENFESVVGPVRKLSQDDQKSRDRSSDFSKESVKRFDMSTLTGVQLSDMEWKKCVYSTDCSEIGLVHLRESEHLLSLKRFSKQKVKRLGKEAQVLKEKNLMKSISHSLHVPEVLSTSVDQSHANMLLDTYLACPLASVLFTPLSELSAQFCAAMVVIALEHLHKNDVLYRGVSPDVLMLDHAGYLQVVDFRFGKKLSGERTYTICGMADFLAPEIVQGKGHGFTADWWALGVLIYFMLKGEMPFGSWRESELDTFAKIAKGQLNLPQTFSTEVVDLITKLLDVDEQTRLGNLGSAHVKSHPWFDGIDWKAIESRSSPIPHEITSRITQHLETYSEDSAFPRLSISQDEEVEIPEWLVDW; via the exons CCGGAGACCGTCTGAACCAGCTTAGAGACTCCGAGGCTGGCATCACCAGGCTCTCAAGGGTTTCGTCTCAGTTTCTACCTCCAGATGGGTGTCGAACCGTTAAAGTTCCTTCGGGGAACTATGAATTAAGGTACTCTTACTTATCTCAAAGAGGGTTTTATCCTGATGCTCTTGATAAGGCCAACCAAGATAGCTATTGCATCTACACACCATTTGGGAGCAACCCAGATGATCATTTCTTTGGGGTGTTCGATGGCCATGGAGAGTTTGGGGCTCAGTGTTCACAGTTTGCGAAGCGGAAGTTATGTGAGAATTTGCTTAGAAACAGTAGGTTTCAATTTGATGCGGTTGAGGCTTGCCATGCTGCTTTTCTGACCACGAATTCTCAGCTTAACGCTGATAGTATAGATGATTCCATGAGTGGAACAACTGCTATTACGGTATTGGTAAGGGGAAAGACTATTTACGTTGCCAATTCGGGTGATTCGAGGGCTGTTATAGCAGAGAAGCGAGGGGATGAGTTCTTTGCTGTTGACCTGTCGATTGACCAAACACCATTTCGAGAGGATGAGCTCGAAAGGGTTAGGCTTTGTGGTGCAAGAGTTCTTACTTTGGATCAGATTGAAGGGCTGAAAAATCCGGATGTCCAGTGTTGGGGTACTGAAGAAGGCGATGAGGGTGACCCCCCGAGATTGTGGGTACCGAATGGGATGTATCCTGGTACTGCTTTTACGAGAAGTATAGGTGATTCTATAGCTGAGTCAATTGGAGTTGTTGCCACACCTGAAATTGTGGTTTTGGAGCTCACACCAGACAACCCTTTCTTTGTGCTTGCCAGTGATGGCGTGTTTGAGTTTCTTTCCAGCCAAACTGTAGTTGACATG GTTGCGAAGTATAAAGATCCTCGTGATGCTTGTGCTGCAATTGTGGCTGAATCTTATCGGCGTTGGCTACAGTATGAAACTCGTACAGATGATATTACAATCATTGTTGTGCATATTGATGGACTAACTGAA ACTGGTGGTGGTCAGACTGTAACTTCTGCTGCTGTCCTTCGGCCACCTGTTCCTCAAGTTGTGGAGGTTACGGGATCAGAATCTCCTTCAACCTTTAGCTGGAATTCTAAGAACCAACGTGTTAGACATGATATATCAAGGGCTCGTCTTCGTGCAATTGAAAGTTCTCTAGAGAATGGGCAAGTTTGGGTTCCTCCATCACCATCCCATAGAAAAACTTGGGAAGAAGAA GCACACATTGAGCGGGCATTGCATGATCATTTTCTCTTCAGAAAGCTTACTGATTCTCAGTGTCATGTTTTGCTGGATTGCATGCAAAGAGTTGAGGTCCAACCTGGGGATGTTGTAGTTAAACAG GGTGGTGAAGGTGATTGCTTTTATGTTGTTGGAAGTGGAGAATTTGAGGTCTTTGCCACCCAG GAAGAAAATAATGGAGAAGTTCTTAAGGTTCTTCATCGCTATACAGCTGATAAACTATCATCGTTTGGAGAATTGGCACTAAT GTATAACAAACCACTCCAGGCCTCTGTTCGTGCGGTGACAAGTGGAACTCTCTGGGCCTTGAGAAGGGAGGATTTTCGTGGAATTCTCATGTCAGAGTTTTCTAATTTGTCATCCTTAAAGTTGCTCCGATCAGTAGATCTTCTGTCAAGGTTGACCATCTTACAGCTGAGTCACATTGCTGATTTACTGTCTGAGGTTTCCTTCTCAGATGGGCAGACAATTGTAAAAAAG GATGAAGCCATTTCTGCATTGTACATTATTCAGAAGGGAATAGTGAGAATTACCTTCGACACAGATTTAGTTGATCCAAATATCTGCAGTCTCAAGTCTGACAATCAAAGAGAAGGTGATAATCCACCGGGTAGTAAGGAGCTCTCAGTGGAGAAGACAGAGGGAAGCTATTTTGGGGAATGGACACTTCTTGGTGAAGACATTGATTCCATAAGCGCTATTGCTGTAGGTGACGTCACTTGTGCTGTTTTAACAAAGGAAAATTTTGAGTCAGTTGTTGGCCCTGTGAGAAAGCTTTCTCAGGATGATCAGAA ATCAAGGGACCGTTCTTCAGATTTTTCCAAGGAATCTGTTAAAAGATTTGACATGTCAACCCTTACTGGAGTTCAGCTTTCTGATATG GAATGGAAGAAATGTGTATACTCCACTGATTGTAGTGAGATTGGGCTTGTGCATTTAAGAGAATCAG AACACTTGCTTAGTTTGAAAAGATTTTCAAAGCAGAAGGTTAAAAGGCTGGGAAAGGAAGCACAGGTTTTGAAAGAAAAGAATTTAATGAAGAGTATCAGCCATTCACTTCATGTGCCAGAGGTCCTGTCTACTTCTGTTGATCAGTCGCATGCCAACATGTTGCTTGATACATACCTTGCTTGTCCCTTGGCCTCTGTACTTTTTACTCCTCTGAGTGAACTGTCTGCACAATTTTGTGCAGCCATGGTCGTTATTGCTTTGGAGCATCTACACAAG AATGATGTTCTCTACAGAGGTGTGTCTCCTGATGTTCTAATGTTGGACCACGCAGGATATTTACAG GTAGTGGACTTCAGGTTTGGAAAAAAATTATCTGGGGAAAGGACATATACAATTTGTGGAATGGCAGATTTCTTGGCTCCAGAAATAGTTCAGGGAAAAGGCCATGGCTTCACAGCTGACTG GTGGGCATTGGGGGTCTTGATCTATTTCATGCTAAAAGGTGAAATGCCATTTGGATCATGGAGAGAAAGCGAACTTGATACATTTGCCAAGATAGCAAAGGGACAGCTAAATCTTCCGCAAACTTTCAGCACCGAAGTTGTTGATCTAATCACTAAG TTACTTGATGTTGATGAACAAACAAGGTTGGGGAATCTGGGTTCTGCTCATGTCAAAAGTCATCCTTGGTTTGACGGTATTGATTGGAAAGCGATTGAAAGCCGTAGTTCACCCATTCCTCATGAGATCACCTCTCGTATAACTCAACATTTAGAGACTTACTCTGAGGATTCCGCATTTCCTCGCCTATCCATCTCCCAAGATGAAGAAGTTGAAATTCCTGAATGGCTAGTTGACTGGTAG
- the LOC133797082 gene encoding E3 ubiquitin-protein ligase ATL42-like encodes MMRVRGLVKFQTFNLIIPMNPTSIIIILQLIFFNFDHVKAQTVGPDFAGPDNTDFQPSLAVVIGILSVMFVLTFFLLAYAKFCHRRESAVLLNRNQNQNQIGTSNRFSGIDKTVVESLPFFRFSSLKGSKEGLECSVCLSKFEDIEVLRLLPKCKHAFHISCIDYWLEKHSSCPLCRQKVSSEDLELITYSSSMRFLWNNYGNNSTNQSELGEDSNMELFVQREESRRGSSRFSIGSSFRKIEKGIDDGHDHHDQPKEEQMLIQSHNQKQVLHKHNHKIVVSDFVFKNRWSNVSSSDLIFLNSEMLNDMSSTRFVSPNDSNRDLSLTIKTEENDEITKIKEEMGMKRSFENKVGTTINNNNITSSKLDNNISSSSVMSCGEQRSVSEITAHSRYGVLGSNSRLRRESSLTTENNVKEERIRRAWLNIAKKTVRWFANREERSQESQNQNLHRSNV; translated from the coding sequence ATGATGAGAGTTAGAGGTCTTGTAAAGTTCCAAACTTTCAATCTCATTATTCCCATGAATCCGACTAGTATAATCATCATTTTGCAACTCATTTTCTTCAACTTTGATCATGTCAAAGCACAAACAGTAGGGCCTGATTTCGCTGGCCCAGATAATACAGATTTCCAACCAAGTCTAGCTGTTGTCATAGGTATTCTTAGTGTCATGTTTGTGCTAACATTTTTCCTTCTTGCATATGCAAAATTCTGCCATAGAAGAGAATCTGCTGTTCTTCTGAATCGGAACCAGAACCAGAACCAAATCGGCACAAGCAATAGGTTTTCTGGGATCGACAAGACTGTGGTTGAGTCACTTCCTTTCTTCAGATTCTCCTCTCTAAAGGGTTCAAAAGAAGGCCTTGAATGCTCGGTTTGTCTTTCCAAGTTCGAAGATATCGAAGTTCTGAGGCTTTTGCCCAAGTGTAAACATGCTTTTCATATTAGTTGTATTGATTATTGGCTCGAGAAGCATTCAAGTTGCCCTCTTTGCAGGCAAAAAGTTAGCTCTGAGGATCTAGAACTGATCACCTATTCTTCTAGTATGAGATTCTTGTGGAACAATTATGGTAATAACAGTACTAACCAATCAGAGCTCGGAGAAGACTCAAACATGGAGCTCTTTGTTCAGAGAGAAGAAAGCCGAAGAGGGTCTTCAAGGTTCAGCATTGGAAGCAGCTTTAGGAAGATTGAAAAGGGTATTGATGATGGTCATGATCACCATGATCAGCCTAAGGAAGAGCAAATGTTGATCCAAAGTCATAATCAGAAACAAGTGTTACACAAGCACAACCACAAGATTGTCGTTTCGGATTTCGTGTTCAAAAACAGATGGAGCAATGTCAGCTCCTCTGACCTTATATTCCTCAACTCTGAGATGCTAAACGACATGTCAAGCACGAGGTTCGTCTCTCCCAACGACTCAAACCGAGACCTGTCGCTTACcataaaaacagaggaaaacgACGAGATTACGAAGATTAAGGAGGAGATGGGAATGAAAAGGTCGTTTGAGAACAAAGTTGGAACAACAATCAACAACAATAATATTACTTCTTCAAAGTTAGATAACAATATTAGCTCGAGTTCTGTGATGAGTTGTGGGGAACAAAGATCAGTTTCGGAAATCACTGCTCATTCCAGATATGGAGTTTTGGGTTCCAACAGTAGACTAAGAAGAGAGTCTTCTTTGACTACTGAAAACAATGTGAAAGAGGAAAGAATCAGAAGGGCTTGGTTGAACATTGCCAAAAAGACAGTCCGGTGGTTTGCAAACAGAGAAGAGAGGTCACAGGAGTCACAAAACCAAAACCTACATCGCTCAAATGTatag
- the LOC133797083 gene encoding ninja-family protein mc410, which translates to MEDDSGLELSLGLSFGGLSAKSKAKSSSSTDLRIEEGDKGNKLVDDFKSFLHPGTQKQESSTASQRSESVKPKENFFNDLSKVNVDKDASVDLNGKGVWESSNKSAEFESEKRAESGSKRRMFFEEMNQQKKHEREANYADLNEKARTSHISLTTEDGSTAENEDVAESEVEGSTSRLVLQHDDGSKRFMGIGGSSDVQKEARGISDSKAVDPNGQKRFNGSLENGFKLGNMSYGSPFTGQPINMMNMPFPLPLKDSNNTVTPSTSAPLMPGVMQVIPTANSEGPGTHPGNLPVMFGYSPVQIPMLDKDNSWGLVSQSQQFHPSYAGRGPPNSAVMQVISHNSSEATQHEGRTSERPKGDGKQHTAEGGSSSQAEDGKGSSTNLRGKDAPDRSSSDGSSLEFSTIKPGIHADVKFGGSGSRPNLPWVSTTAPGPNGRTISGVTYKYNANQVRIVCACHGSHMSPDEFVRHASEDPGNPESGTGLTTFPNNNSAASAQS; encoded by the exons ATGGAGGACGATAGTGGACTTGAGCTTAGTCTGGGTCTATCTTTTGGTGGGTTGTCTGCCAAATCTAAGGCTAAAAGTAGCAGCTCCACAGATCTTAGGATTGAAGAAGGTGATAAAGGAAATAAATTAGTGGATGATTTTAAAAGTTTTCTACATCCTGGGACCCAGAAACAAGAGTCAAGTACTGCCTCTCAAAGAAGCGAGTCAGTGAAACCTAAGGAAAACTTCTTTAATGACCTCTCCAAGGTCAATGTTGATAAAGATGCTTCAGTGGATTTGAATGGAAAAGGAGTCTGGGAGAGCAGTAATAAATCTGCTGAGTTTGAATCAGAAAAACGGGCAGAATCTGGCAGCAAACGTAGGATGTTTTTTGAGGAGATGAACCAACAAAAGAAGCACGAGAGAGAGGCTAATTATGCTGATTTAAATGAGAAGGCAAGAACATCACATATTTCCCTCACAACAGAAGATGGCTCAACAGCTGAAAATGAAGACGTGGCAGAGTCTGAGGTAGAGGGTTCGACCTCAAGGTTGGTTTTGCAGCATGATGATGGCTCCAAAAGATTCATGGGAATTGGTGGTTCTTCTGATGTTCAAAAGGAGGCGCGTGGGATTTCTGATTCAAAAGCTGTGGACCCAAACGGACAAAAAAGATTCAACGGATCATTGGAAAAtggatttaagcttgggaacaTGTCGTATGGTAGTCCGTTCACAGGACAACCAATAAACATGATGAACATGCCTTTCCCCTTACCTCTGAAGGACTCCAACAATACTGTTACACCCAGCACTTCTGCTCCTCTGATGCCTGGAGTGATGCAGGTTATTCCTACAGCAAATAGTGAGGGACCAGGGACTCATCCCGGAAACTTGCCAGTAATGTTTGGGTATTCTCCTGTCCAAATTCCTATGCTGGATAAGGATAACTCTTGGGGTTTGGTCTCTCAGTCGCAACAGTTTCACCCTTCCTATGCTGGCAGAGGCCCGCCAAACTCAG CTGTAATGCAAGTAATTTCGCACAATTCATCTGAGGCTACACAACATGAGGGGAGGACTTCAGAACGGCCCAAGGGTGATGGCAAACAGCATACTGCTGAAGGGGGCTCCTCTTCACAGGCAGAAGATGGGAAAGGAAGCAGCACAAACCTCAGGGGAAAAGATGCACCTGACCGCTCTTCATCAGATGGCTCCTCTCTGGAATTTTCAACTATAAAGCCGGGTATTCATGCAGATGTGAAATTTGGAGGGTCTGGTTCCCGCCCAAATCTGCCATGGGTATCTACCACAGCTCCGGGTCCAAATGGTAGGACAATTTCTGGTGTTACTTACAAATACAATGCAAACCAAGTCCGGATTGTCTGTGCCTGCCATGGTTCCCACATGTCCCCCGACGAGTTTGTTCGGCATGCCAGTGAGGATCCTGGGAATCCAGAGAGTGGCACGGGTTTGACAACATTTCCAAACAACAACTCTGCTGCCTCTGCTCAAAGCTGA